Genomic DNA from Solidesulfovibrio sp.:
CGCGTGGCGAAGGGGTTGACCCGGGTCAGCAGGGCCAGGAACTGGAGCAGGGCGAACAGGAAATAGAGCTGCATGGAGCCCGTGAGCAGGTCGGCCAGGTGCCCCGGGAGGAAAAGCGGGACGCCGTAGAGTCCCTTGAGGCAGCAGAGCGTCAGGACGTTCCAGGCCAGGAAGGGCGGCACCAGGCGGGCCGCCTGCCGGGCCGGGCGCCGGGAGAAGGGGACCTCCGGCGGTCGGCCCAGGTCGTTGCGCCCGAGCAGGTAGCCGGAAACAAGGAAGAAGGCCGGCACGGCGCAGGTGACCAGGCAGGCCGAGAAAAGCGGCGTCACCGAGAAGTCGCCTTCCCGGAAAAAGGCGGTGTTGCTGGCGTGGGACCAGACCACCACGGCCATGGCCACGGTGCGGGCCGCCTCGATCCATTGCAGCCGGCGCGGGCCGAAAGCGGCGCGGGGCATGGACGGCGTCAAATCTTGCCGGCGCGGCGGTCGTAGATAAGCATGTAGACTTGGTCGATCTGCACGTAGAGGTCGGGCAGGGCCCAGATGGTCTGGATCATGGTGGTGTTGGTCGGGGGGCCGAGCTGGGCCGTGGTCTTTTCCACGAGTTGCCTGACGGCGAGCAGGTCGTGCACGAGCACGACCAGGGAGAAGCGGTCGGTGTTCTTGTCGCAGCCGTAATAGACGCGGTTTAAGGGCACGCCGTCGAAGATGGGCTTTTCATCCTTGTCGTAGCGCAGGATGAAGGGGCTTTGGGCCACGACGTCGGGGTCGTAGGCCAGGCCGAACATCTGGAGCTGGGCGTTCCAGATGGGGCGGGCTCGCTCCACGGCGAAGGACGGGCCGGCAAACAGGTTTTGGCACGTCTCGCCGAAGCGGTATTTGCCGAACCCCTGGCGCAGGTCCATGGACCAGGCGGACGTGGCCGCGACCAGAACGACAAGGCAGGTCGTAAGCAGTCTTTTCATGCAAACCTCCCGGCGCCACCGGGGCCGGCGCGGTATTATCTAGGCGCTTGGACCCGGCTTGTAAAGGGCGGCCGGGGCCAGGGCCGCCCGGCAGGCCGGCAGGGCCTGGGGCAGGGGCCGCCCCAGGTAGAACGGCAGGGTCTCGGGAGGCACGCCGGCGCGTTCGGGCAGCAGTTGCCGCCAGGCCGCGTCCAGGCGGATGAGGCGGGCGACCTCCTCCCGGGCGCCGCCGTCGCCGGCCAGCGCCCGCCGGCACAGCGCCGTCAGCCGCGTCAGGTCGGTTTCGGCCTCGTGCTGGGCGCACAGCGCGGCCAGGGGATCGCCCGGGGCCAGGATGTCGCGGCGGCCGAGCCGGTCGCGGGCATAGCTCTGGCGCACGGCCTCGGGCGCCTCGCAAAAAAGCAGCCGGCACTGGAGCGGCCGGTCGGCGTGGACGGCGCAGGCGTCGGGTTCGCGAAAAAACCGGCAGGCCCGGCCGTCCGGGCCGGGGCGCACCTTGACGCATTCGGCGGCCAGGGGGCCGACCCCGCCGGCCACGTTGTCCGTGACGTACTCCCCCCGGCGCAGGGTCACGAGCCCGTCCGGGCCCAGGCGGCCCGAGGCCAGCAGGGGCAGATCGCCGCGGCCCAGGGAGGGCCCGCCCCGGCGGCAGCAGACGCCGCAACGGCGGCAGACGGGCTTGGCGGCGTGCATGGGGGGTGCATGGAGGAAAAACGGGCGATTGGCAAGGTATCTGGCGACCCTGCCGCCTAATGGGGGAAAAGCTTTGCAGGGGGGGGCTTAAAGTGCTAGAGGTTTGGTTGCAGGATGGACCGCTGTGGCTGCGTTTTCCCGTTGACAGAATGCTGGTGTCAATTTAGGACGGGAGCGATTGTGCAATAGTTCACGTTCCATCCAGACCCCCACGCGAATAACGCCCCGCCCGTCGACGAGCAGGGTCGGCCGGAGGGGCAAGCGCCCGGGCGGCGGCGGTGACGGCGCCGTATCGAGCGCGTGTCGACTGGTTAAGGCGGTAACTCTTCAAACCCCACTGGAGGAAGCAAATGGCGAAACACCAAACCCCCTTGTTGGACCAGCTCGAAACCGGGCCATGGCCCAGCTTCGTGTCCGACATCAAACAGGAAGCCGCGCACCGGGCCGCCAATCCGGACGGCCTGGACTTTCAGGTGCCGGTCGACTGCCCTGACGATCTGCTCGGCGTGCTGGAACTGTCCTTCAAGGACAAGGAGACCCACTGGAAGCACGGCGGCATCGTGGGCGTGTTCGGTTACGGCGGCGGCGTCATCGGCCGTTACTGCGACCAGCCCGAGATGTTCCCCGGCGTGGCCCACTTCCACACGGTGCGCCTGGCCCAGCCCTCCGGCAAGTACTACACCTCCGACTACCTGCGCGGCGTCATGGACATCTGGGACCTGCGCGGTTCCGGCCTGACCAACATGCACGGCTCCACGGGCGACATCGTGCTGCTCGGCACCACCACGCCGCAGCTCGAGGAAATTTTCCACGACGTCACCCACAAGATGAACACCGACCTCGGCGGCTCCGGCGGCAACCTGCGCACCCCGGCCGACTGCCTGGGCAAGTCCCGCTGCGAATTCGCCTGCTACGACACCCAGGACCTCTGCCACACCCTGACCAACGACTACCAGGACGAGCTGCACCGCCCGGCCTTCCCCTACAAGTTCAAGTTCAAGTTCGACGGCTGCCCCAACGGCTGCGTCGCCTCCATCGCCCGTTCCGACTTCTCGGTCATCGGCACCTGGAAGGACGACATCCGCATCGACCAGGACCGCGTGAAAGCCTATGTCGCCGGCGAGTTCAAGCCGGGTGGCGGCTCCCACTCCGGCCGCGACTGGGGCAAATTCGACATCGTCAAGGAAGTCGTGGACCGCTGCCCCACCGGCTGCATGAGCTACGACGGCGCCAAGCTGTCCATCGACAACGCCAACTGCACCCGCTGCATGCACTGCATCAACACCATGCCCGCGGCCGTGAAAATCGGCGCCGAGACCGGCGCGTCCATCCTGGTCGGCGCCAAGGCCCCGATCCTCGACGGCGCGCAGATGTCCTCCCTGCTCGTGCCCTTCGTCGTGGTCGAACAGCCCTACGACGAGATCAAGGAAGTCATCGAGAACATCTGGGACTGGTGGATGGAAGAAGGCAAGAACCGCGAGCGCGTGGGCGAGACCATGAAGCGGCTGTCCTTCCAGAAGCTGCTTGAGGTCACCAACACCAAGGCCATGCCGCAGCACGTTGTCGAGCCGCGCTCCAACCCGTACATCTTCTTCAAGGAAGACGAGGTGCCCGGCGGCTTTGCCCATGACGAAAAGGCCTATCGCCAGAGACACATGAGATAAGCGGGGGGACACTGACATGGCATTCATTTCTTCCGGATACAATCCTGACAAACCCATGGAAGGCCGGATCACGGATATCGGTCCTCGCCACTTCGAGGAGTTCTATCCGCCGGTTATCAAAAAGAACAAGGGCGAGTGGGACTACCACGAGATCGTCAAACCCGGCGTGCTCAAGCACGTGGCGCTGTCCGGCGACGTGGTCTACACCGTGCGCGTCGGCGCCGCCCGCCTCATGAGCGTCACGCACATCCGCGAGATCTGCGAGATCGCCGACAAGCACTGCGGCGGCCACCTGCGCTTCACCACCCGCAACAACGTGGAGTTCATGGTCGAGACCGAGGCCGCCCTGAATGGCCTGATCGCCGATCTCGAATCCCGCAAGTTCGCCGGCGGCAGCTTCAAGTTCCCCATCGGCGGCACCGGCGCCTGCGTCTCCAACATCGTCCACACCCAGGGCTACGTGCACTGCCACACCCCGGCCACCGACGCCTCCGGCCCGGTCAAGGCCGTCATGGACGAGATGTTCGCGTACTTCCAGTCCATGACCCTGCCGGCCATGGTCCGCATCTCCCTGGCCTGCTGCCTCAACATGTGCGGCGCCGTCCACTGCTCCGACATCGGCATCGTCGGCATCCACCGCAAGCCGCCCATCGTCGAGCACGACCGCCTGGACAACATCTGCGAAGTGCCGCTGGCCGTCTCCGCCTGCCCCACCGGCGCCATCAAGCCGACCAAGGTCGAGCTCGACGGCAAGAAGGTCAACTCCGTCGCGGTCAACGCCTCGCGCTGCATGTACTGCGGCAACTGCTACACCATGTGCCCGGCCATGCCGCTCGCTTCCGGCGAGGGCGACGGCATCGTGCTCATGGTCGGCGGCAAGGTGTCCAACCGCATCTCCATGCCGAAGTTCTCCAAGGTCGTCGTGGCCTACATCCCCAACGAGCCGCCCCGCTGGCCGACCCTGACCAAGATGGTCAAGCACATCGTCGAGGTCTACGCCGCCAACGCCAAGAAGTACGAGCGCCTGGGCGAATGGGCCGAGCGCATCGGCTGGGAGAAGTTCTTCGAGCTGTGCGACCTGGAGTTCACCCACCACTGCATCGACGACTTCCGTGATCCGGCGTACTACACCTGGCGCCAGAGCACCCAGTTCAAGTTCACCAAGCACGTCGAGGCCTAAGCCACCAACTTCCGGGCGGGGAATCCTTCCCCGCCCGGATCAAACCAAGGGAGCACGGCATGTCTTCCGAGAAAGAGCAAGTTCTCGAGTTCCTCACGGGGAAGACGGGCAAGTCCAAGTTCTACTTCAGCGATTTCTGCAAGATCTTCCCGGACAAAAAACAGCGCGAAGTCAAAAAGGTCCTGACCGAGCTGGTCAACGAGGGCAAGCTCGAGTTCTGGTCGAGCGGCTCCACGACCATGTACGGCATGACCGGCGCCGGCAAGCAGAAGGCCGAGGAAGAATAGCCCAGGCCGCGCGCGGGGGCGGTGCCCGGCGGATGCCGCCGACGCCACCCGGTTCGCGCGCGCCCGAGGGACGCGGCCCCACGGGGCGGCAGGCCCCATGGATATCCGTAACCATGCCGCGCCGTCCGGCGCCACCGACGACCACGCGCCGTGAACCATCGCCCGCGTCTTGTCCTGGCCGGGCTCTCCGGGGGCGCAGGCAAGACCATCCTGACCCTCGG
This window encodes:
- a CDS encoding YkgJ family cysteine cluster protein is translated as MHAAKPVCRRCGVCCRRGGPSLGRGDLPLLASGRLGPDGLVTLRRGEYVTDNVAGGVGPLAAECVKVRPGPDGRACRFFREPDACAVHADRPLQCRLLFCEAPEAVRQSYARDRLGRRDILAPGDPLAALCAQHEAETDLTRLTALCRRALAGDGGAREEVARLIRLDAAWRQLLPERAGVPPETLPFYLGRPLPQALPACRAALAPAALYKPGPSA
- the dsrA gene encoding dissimilatory-type sulfite reductase subunit alpha, whose amino-acid sequence is MAKHQTPLLDQLETGPWPSFVSDIKQEAAHRAANPDGLDFQVPVDCPDDLLGVLELSFKDKETHWKHGGIVGVFGYGGGVIGRYCDQPEMFPGVAHFHTVRLAQPSGKYYTSDYLRGVMDIWDLRGSGLTNMHGSTGDIVLLGTTTPQLEEIFHDVTHKMNTDLGGSGGNLRTPADCLGKSRCEFACYDTQDLCHTLTNDYQDELHRPAFPYKFKFKFDGCPNGCVASIARSDFSVIGTWKDDIRIDQDRVKAYVAGEFKPGGGSHSGRDWGKFDIVKEVVDRCPTGCMSYDGAKLSIDNANCTRCMHCINTMPAAVKIGAETGASILVGAKAPILDGAQMSSLLVPFVVVEQPYDEIKEVIENIWDWWMEEGKNRERVGETMKRLSFQKLLEVTNTKAMPQHVVEPRSNPYIFFKEDEVPGGFAHDEKAYRQRHMR
- the dsrB gene encoding dissimilatory-type sulfite reductase subunit beta; protein product: MAFISSGYNPDKPMEGRITDIGPRHFEEFYPPVIKKNKGEWDYHEIVKPGVLKHVALSGDVVYTVRVGAARLMSVTHIREICEIADKHCGGHLRFTTRNNVEFMVETEAALNGLIADLESRKFAGGSFKFPIGGTGACVSNIVHTQGYVHCHTPATDASGPVKAVMDEMFAYFQSMTLPAMVRISLACCLNMCGAVHCSDIGIVGIHRKPPIVEHDRLDNICEVPLAVSACPTGAIKPTKVELDGKKVNSVAVNASRCMYCGNCYTMCPAMPLASGEGDGIVLMVGGKVSNRISMPKFSKVVVAYIPNEPPRWPTLTKMVKHIVEVYAANAKKYERLGEWAERIGWEKFFELCDLEFTHHCIDDFRDPAYYTWRQSTQFKFTKHVEA
- a CDS encoding dissimilatory sulfite reductase D family protein, encoding MSSEKEQVLEFLTGKTGKSKFYFSDFCKIFPDKKQREVKKVLTELVNEGKLEFWSSGSTTMYGMTGAGKQKAEEE